Proteins found in one Pseudochaenichthys georgianus chromosome 13, fPseGeo1.2, whole genome shotgun sequence genomic segment:
- the LOC117456946 gene encoding NACHT and WD repeat domain-containing protein 2 — MDWSPSNSTCVKLYLCSNPEDSVVERRALRESVFPKLREHCRHTLGLDVRVLDPFESSDSSSWPEENSRQQLIEECRKSSSGPFLLALVGHQYGSASLPTQVEVSDFQLLLQEGQRAGVRTQELEQAYRRDENTLPPSYCLRPPHRPTCCPQEVEAKEEEETPKEEELRKVFQTIVSLCVHNGVMSPKTANSYCRSALDADLRFALDTRPDNEIIRRCLVYIHKVINAKGETKKSCMKSPPQPQSEAATFDLGTTPTDGQLFSELCDHFLPGLIGSSQLLVYTTATECDRRHGYTTARRRGYAESLCQQVYCDLVGLIDSWNISHSSDGSQLSDALAREQAEQQELCDSLSRLYDVIRPEEEEVRAYVEQSERQRPLVVTGGPCTGKTVLMAHCAQQIKSWLPDCDPVVVTYFCHLSINQSPKHLLSSLCYQIVVRYHSKSSSEQNPNHFEDPSCITQPWEYNTNCSSSPNMCVSELKERLTSLLSSMPSTKQPLVLILVGLDLMKGNFGPEFLDSLPSPLPHSVKLILTVSSNQTQVLQAFKPQRSPPQSVSKGSEKELGYVCVPMGLVDRKQCVKMLATLLSSSGRRVTSGQQALVNQALTSCRLTLYARLLHLHTSLWHSDSDVTESSLPDGVHSSISAFLDHLEQKHGPFIVARVLSLLSLSRTGLTEAELADLLFCDHKVLTAYTPQGGSLSCDMRVPQIVVERLLLDLKSFLIRRTVAGSHVLSWVSRHFKLVVAKRYLGSQEVRKEIHLALADYFSGRLSCGGAKPLLVKQTSAPNRISGKMGIHIDRQPCSQPFVFPLSNKNKGRVNLRKVLELPYHLQKSSKWGELEHGLFMSLRFHQAMVQAGLLGDLVAMLEDEEGSHHFSLLRERALLASILKSGACLLQSSPLQLPSVMETSLLPYLEVFPALKGYVGKMRQERRDRGTGLGVALFPSPSSVPSIQCLKCDATTEGVSVREAAGTESGIVTEIMDDGEAWVWKGSGCEIVKLSLSCEQKEMKFAGVKSSGHFLLLSTQCNKLFLWDVSGPEMFLQVEDPLKTTVNEVEGFVAGQKKILLWWKDECFVSVFDVSSEILTHVQCQSCVTCSVCSSNGFYMYCGQDEGTVSIFDTNTGSLLGSCSNSKHNAVALIILCEEMWEMACVDRTGGVSLWDVAANRNPPRLVTESFTGGKSNDILNMDYSHEIHTLLVCQSHQVALWDTSDWELWDQFLAPQGKAFTQAVLSQDGHLFLALFDACPLVLVWRVSTGECVLSLKVNNQPCKLIKTASDVVCVTLDGVLTVWDSGMIDVAGTAPKMGCGVKEVVVEQTGEWFYTADGSETVWRWRLETGLPHDNFLHDGPVEKLRLSPNNFHLVTLSAGEIYVWLTETGQNILRMSGSRATDILITPNSNFGVSISKRGLSRVWKLAHGSIVCSINSYLSGAQVSPGSTFLIGLRRRDLLAASLWSGSISKRFSCIESSEHVVAFHTLSDHPDFVVVMAASGAVYTWKVTEDTLCRHFQLPYSFHCQPQDFQMSRDGSYAVLSTDDEAINLLDLSQIRLCSFKAEGPVVKACLDTTGCYAAYISQPSTTVEKNCGGCYVHARPVLTVVRLADGERIGSVCLDKNPLTLVVCERQFVFVGFEDGSVGVYSIVDVEVTGEEFVGCKENLNGCFKQCPFNTALSRFPLPTPNITWP; from the exons gtgttagACCCATTTGAGTCCAGTGACTCCAGTAGTTGGCCAGAGGAAAACAGCAGACAGCAGCTGATTGAAGAATGCAGAAAGAGCTCTTCAGGACCTTTTTTACTG GCTCTGGTAGGGCATCAGTATGGCTCAGCCAGTCTGCCTACCCAGGTGGAGGTGTCAGACTTCCAGCTGCTGCTGCAGGAGGGTCAGCGGGCGGGGGTCCGCACCCAGGAGCTGGAGCAGGCGTACCGGAGGGACGAGAACACCCTCCCCCCCTCCTACTGCCTGAGACCTCCACACAGACCCACCTGCTGCCCCCAG GAGGTGGAGgcaaaggaggaagaggaaactCCTAAAGAGGAAGAGTTAAGGAAGGTGTTTCAGACCATTGTCAGTCTGTGTGTTCACAACGGTGTTATGAGCCCAAAGACAGCCAATAGCTACTGCAGATCAG CCCTGGATGCAGATCTGAGGTTTGCTCTGGACACCCGTCCTGATAATGAGATCATCAGACGCTGCCTGGTTTACATCCACAAGGTCATCAATGCAAAAGGAGAGACAAAGAAGAGCTGTATGAAGTCACCTCCTCAGCCGCAGTCAGAG GCTGCTACCTTTGACCTAGGGACAACACCCACTGATGGACAACTGTTCTCAGAGCTGTGTGACCACTTCCTGCCTGGTCTCATCGGTTCCTCCCAGCTTCTGGTCTACACCACGGCCACAGAGTGTGACCGTCGACATGGTTACACGACAGCCAGGAGGCGGGGCTATGCCGAGTCTCTGTGCCAACAGGTGTACTGCGACCTTGtgggtttgattgacagctggaaCATCTCACacagcagcgatggctctcaGCTCAGCGATGCTTTGGCCAGAGAGCAGGCCGAGCAGCAGGAGCTGTGTGACTCGCTGTCGAGGTTATATGATGTCATTCGgcctgaggaggaagag GTCAGAGCCTATGTGGAGCAGAGTGAACGgcagcgccccctagtggtgacaGGAGGCCCGTGCACAGGAAAGACAGTTCTGATGGCTCACTGTGCTCAACAG ATTAAGTCGTGGCTACCAGACTGTGATCCTGTGGTGGTAACTTATTTTTGCCACCTATCAATAAACCAGTCCCCCAAGCACTTGTTATCGAGCCTGTGTTATCAAATTGTCGTTAGATATCACAGCAAATCTTCCTCTGAGCAGAATCCCAACCACTTTGAGGATCCTAGCTGTATCACTCAGCCCTGGGAATACAACACTAACTGTAGCTCATCACCCAACATGTGTGTATCTGAGCTTAAAGAGCGTCTCACATCCCTTCTCTCCTCCATGCCCTCTACCAAACAACCTCTAGTTCTGATCCTTGTTGGGCTGGATCTCATGAAAGGCAACTTTGGACCTGAATTCCTGGACAGCCTCCCCTCCCCTCTTCCTCACAGCGTCAAACTCATCCTCACCGTCTCCTCCAACCAAACACAAGTCCTGCAAGCCTTTAAACCACAAAGAAGTCCGCCTCAGAGTGTGTCAAAGGGTAGTGAGAAGGAGTTGGGATATGTGTGTGTTCCGATGGGACTGGTGGACAGGAAACAGTGTGTGAAGATGCTGGCAACACTTCTGAGCAGTTCAGGGAGGAGGGTGACTTCAGGACAACAGGCGCTGGTGAACCAGGCGCTGACTTCCTGTCGTCTGACTCTCTACGCTCGACTCCTGCACCTACACACCTCGCTCTGGCACTCTG ATTCAGATGTGACTGAGTCTTCTCTCCCTGATGGCGTCCATTCATCCATTTCTGCATTTCTGGATCACCTGGAGCAGAAGCATGGCCCCTTTATCGTAGCTCgggtcctctctctcctctccctctccaggACGGGGCTCACTGAGGCCGAGCTCGCAGATCTGCTGTTCTGTGATCACAAAGTGCTGACTGCGTACACTCCACAGGGTGGAAGCCTTTCCTGCGATATGAGGGTGCCACAAATTGTTGTGGAGAGACTTCTACTGGATTTGAAGAGCTTCCTCATTCGGAGGACAGTTGCAGGGTCACATGTTTTGTCCTGGGTAAGCAGGCATTTCAAGCTGGTGGTGGCTAAGAGATATTTAGGCTCTCAAGAGGTGAGGAAGGAGATCCATTTGGCATTGGCGGACTATTTTAGTGGCAGATTGTCTTGTGGGGGTGCAAAACCACTTCTTGTTAAGCAGACATCTGCACCAAACAGGATCTCAGGGAAAATGGGAATACACATTGACAGGCAGCCATGCAGCCAGCCGTTTGTCTTTCCCCTTTCTAACAAAAACAAAGGCCGGGTGAACTTGAGGAAGGTCTTAGAATTGCCCTACCACTTGCAAAAAAGCAGCAAATGGGGGgagttggagcacgggctgttCATGTCTTTGAGGTTTCACCAGGCTATGGTTCAAGCAGGACTCCTGGGAGATTTGGTAGCCATGTTAGAGGATGAGGAGGGGTCACACCACTTCAGTTTATTAAGGGAAAGAGCACTTCTAGCAAGCATATTGAAGTCTGGTGCTTGCTTGTTGCAGAGCTCCCCCCTTCAGCTGccctcagtgatggagacgAGCCTCCTCCCTTACCTGGAGGTGTTTCCTGCCCTCAAAGGTTATGTCGGTAAGATGAGACAGGAGAGGAGGGACAGAGGAACAGGATTAGGAGTAGCGCTTTTCCCTTCTCCTTCATCTGTTCCCTCCATTCAGTGTTTGAAGTGTGATGCCACAACTGAGGGTGTCTCTGTCAGAGAAGCAGCTGGGACAGAGAGTGGGATAGTCACAGAGATCATGGATGATGGCGAGGCGTGGGTTTGGAAAGGCTCTGGGTGTGAGATAGTCAAACTATCACTGAGCTGCGAGCAGAAGGAGATGAAGTTTGCAGGCGTGAAGAGCAGTGGTCATTTCCTGCTGCTTTCAACACAATGCAACAAGCTTTTCCTGTGGGATGTGTCTGGCCCAGAAATGTTTCTGCAGGTTGAAGACCCTTTGAAAACAACAGTGAACGAGGTTGAAGGATTTGTTGCTGGTCAGAAAAAAATACTTCTCTGGTGGAAAGACGAGTGTTTCGTGAGTGTGTTTGACGTCTCCAGTGAGATTTTGACTCATGTCCAGTGTCAGAGCTGTGTGACCTGCTCGGTTTGCTCCTCTAATGGCTTTTACATGTACTGTGGGCAGGACGAAGGCACAGTGTCCATTTTTGACACCAACACTGGCAGCCTCCTAGGCAGTTGTTCAAACTCAAAGCACAATGCAGTTGCATTGATAATCCTGTGTGAAGAAATGTGGGAAATGGCTTGTGTTGACAGGACAGGGGGTGTATCCCTATGGGATGTAGCAGCCAACAGAAACCCACCAAGACTTGTCACAGAAAGCTTTACTGGGGGTAAATCTAATGACATCCTTAATATGGATTACTCACATGAAATCCACACATTACTGGTGTGTCAATCCCACCAAGTTGCACTGTGGGATACCAGTGACTGGGAGCTGTGGGACCAGTTCCTTGCTCCACAGGGGAAGGCATTCACTCAAGCTGTGCTATCCCAGGATGGCCACCTTTTCCTGGCTTTGTTCGACGCCTGTCCCCTGGTGTTGGTGTGGAGGGTCAGCACAGGGGAGTGTGTTCTCTCCTTAAAAGTAAACAACCAGCCTTGTAAACTCATCAAAACGGCCTCAGATGTTGTTTGTGTCACTCTTGATGGTGTCTTGACAGTGTGGGACTCCGGGATGATAGATGTTGCAGGTACAGCTCCGAAAATGGGGTGTGGAGTAAAAGAAGTGGTGGTTGAACAGACAGGAGAGTGGTTCTACACCGCTGATGGGTCGGAGACCGTGTGGAGATGGAGATTAGAAACAGGACTTCCACACGATAACTTCCTTCATGATGGTCCTGTAGAAAAACTGCGCCTTTCCCCAAATAActtccatcttgtcacgctCTCAGCAGGGGAAATATACGTTTGGCTTACAGAAACAGGGCAGAACATCCTGCGTATGAGTGGCAGCAGAGCCACAGACATCCTGATCACCCCCAACAGTAACTTTGGGGTCAGTATTTCTAAACGGGGGTTGTCTCGGGTTTGGAAGCTGGCACACGGGAGCATTGTGTGCAGCATAAACTCGTACCTATCTGGCGCCCAGGTGTCTCCTGGGAGCACCTTCCTTATTGGCCTTCGACGGAGAGACCTGTTAGCTGCCAGTCTGTGGTCGGGCTCCATCAGCAAGCGCTTCTCCTGCATAGAGAGCTCTGAGCATGTTGTTGCTTTCCACACACTTTCAGACCATCCAGACTTTGTGGTGGTGATGGCGGCTTCAGGGGCGGTGTACACCTGGAAGGTAACAGAGGACACCCTGTGCAGGCACTTCCAGCTGCCTTATAGCTTTCACTGTCAGCCACAAGACTTCCAAATGTCCCGTGATGGGAGCTACGCCGTGCTGTCTACTGACGATGAAGCCATCAACCTCTTAGACTTATCTCAGATCAGACTGTGCTCATTCAAGGCTGAGGGTCCTGTCGTTAAAGCTTGTTTGGATACAACTGGATGCTATGCTGCTTACATATCTCAACCCAGCACCACTGTGGAGAAAAACTGCGGCGGCTGCTACGTGCACGCCAGGCCAGTCCTCACGGTTGTACGACTCGCAGACGGGGAAAGAATAGGAAGTGTGTGTCTGGATAAGAATCCGTTGACTCTGGTTGTGTGTGAGCGGCAGTTTGTGTTTGTGGGATTTGAGGACGGGTCTGTAGGCGTTTATTCAATTGTAGATGTTGAGGTTACTGGGGAGGAGTTTGTTGGGTGCAAGGAGAATTTGAATGGTTGTTTTAAACAATGCCCCTTTAACACAGCATTAAGCAGGTTTCCACTACCAACCCCCAATATTACATGGCCTTAA